The following proteins are encoded in a genomic region of Burkholderia gladioli:
- a CDS encoding alpha/beta fold hydrolase, which produces MSTVPEHAHDERAPNERPVDVVAPQHLTVTAPAGTGVVPLFATGEWNASQPGVDTAVILLHGRLRNADAYFKFAHRARAAAGRNSNDTVLLVPQFLAQADVEAHRLPAETLCWDWTGWMGGGEALAPAPVSSFDVLDALLAALADADAFPSLRTVVVAGHSGGGQVAQRYAVLARGEAALTRRGIALRYVIANPSSYVYFDTRRPDADGGFSPFDAAACAGFNDWKYGLDALPAYASEQPAAREPGAFEHAYLKRDVITLLGDRDCDPRHPALDRSCAAMAQGAHRLERGLAYARYIASRGPVSCTHETHTIPGAGHDADAVFGSPAGIAALFGKSA; this is translated from the coding sequence TTGAGCACCGTGCCTGAACATGCGCATGACGAACGCGCGCCGAACGAACGGCCCGTCGACGTCGTCGCCCCGCAACACCTGACCGTCACCGCGCCGGCAGGCACCGGTGTGGTTCCGCTGTTCGCCACCGGCGAGTGGAACGCGTCGCAGCCCGGCGTCGACACCGCGGTGATCCTGCTGCATGGCCGGCTGCGCAACGCCGATGCCTACTTCAAGTTCGCCCATCGCGCGCGTGCCGCCGCCGGCCGCAATTCCAACGACACCGTGCTGCTGGTGCCGCAGTTCCTGGCCCAGGCCGACGTCGAGGCGCATCGCCTGCCGGCCGAGACGCTGTGCTGGGACTGGACCGGCTGGATGGGCGGCGGCGAGGCGCTGGCGCCGGCGCCGGTCAGCTCGTTCGACGTGCTGGACGCGCTGCTGGCCGCGCTGGCCGATGCCGACGCGTTCCCTTCGCTGCGCACCGTGGTGGTGGCGGGGCACTCGGGCGGCGGCCAGGTCGCGCAGCGTTATGCCGTGCTGGCGCGCGGCGAGGCGGCGCTCACGCGGCGCGGCATCGCCTTGCGCTACGTGATCGCGAATCCCTCGTCCTACGTCTATTTCGATACGCGGCGCCCCGATGCGGATGGCGGTTTCTCGCCCTTCGACGCGGCCGCCTGCGCCGGCTTCAACGACTGGAAATACGGTCTCGACGCGCTGCCGGCCTATGCCAGCGAACAGCCGGCCGCGCGCGAGCCCGGCGCCTTCGAACATGCCTACCTGAAGCGCGACGTGATCACGCTGCTCGGCGATCGCGATTGCGATCCCCGGCATCCGGCGCTGGACCGTTCCTGCGCGGCGATGGCGCAAGGCGCCCACCGGCTCGAACGCGGGCTGGCCTATGCGCGCTACATCGCCTCGCGCGGCCCGGTCTCGTGCACCCACGAGACGCATACGATCCCCGGCGCCGGCCACGATGCCGATGCCGTGTTCGGCTCGCCGGCCGGGATCGCCGCGTTGTTCGGCAAATCCGCCTGA
- a CDS encoding autotransporter outer membrane beta-barrel domain-containing protein, whose product MNMPYPNAPADRLAMPGATVKRRVPAALVALALPAIAPAVHAQACNNQALPGGAACVSTISAGQTVSGTTINNGGQQTVRGTAASTTVSSGGTQTVSSGGAANGTLLSGGRQIISRGGLASGTVIGNDGLQTVFSAGSTINTVVSSGGTQYVSAGGSASGTLVVSGGSFGVSRGGLADASVVSSGGLMRVYSGGSATNSLVAGGKQYVSGGGATTGTVVSAGSQVVFTGGAATGTVVNGGIQLVSSGGLATGTQVNAGGNQTVLLGGSAAQSTVAAGGNLTVDVGGTTVAGPVAAQTLGGVTLAGTLTVEENAADLLTGKAALTIDSLAMQGGSVQLAAPKGGGFKTLTVNQLSGSGQFVLSTNVGAGQSDKLVVGQGTGAYTLSVHDSSTVPAATNARVELVQASGTGATFSLAGASGIDVGAYKFALQDDNGNYFLANTGQTSDVASVAQAAAATAPMLWIQQLETAFSYLGDLRADGGQGGGQLWVRAYDQRLKTSPGGTSTELTLYGAQIGRDWAVATTAGTLHVGATGGYAQANETFDGLGNGSARPWNIGAYAGFVTPSGLFADTVVRYLGFKQSLGVTTAGNQASGDYAQSGYSLSLDAGKRWQFGGRWWAEPRVELTYQHDGAVNYQTSLGTPVMLASKSLVLGGAGARVGTSFAVGDLKLDPYVGVEAMHIFNSGLSDTIGGSALGVALPKTWVSADLGMGASLTRHVRAWGAFGYGKGHDYSQPWAVTLGISYVD is encoded by the coding sequence ATGAACATGCCTTACCCGAATGCCCCGGCCGACCGGCTCGCCATGCCCGGCGCGACGGTCAAGCGCCGCGTGCCGGCGGCGCTGGTCGCGCTGGCGCTGCCGGCGATCGCGCCGGCGGTGCACGCGCAGGCCTGCAACAACCAGGCCCTGCCGGGCGGCGCGGCCTGCGTCTCGACCATCTCGGCCGGCCAGACCGTGAGCGGCACCACCATCAACAACGGCGGCCAACAGACCGTGCGCGGCACCGCCGCGTCCACCACGGTGTCCTCGGGCGGCACCCAGACCGTCTCCTCGGGCGGCGCGGCCAACGGCACGCTGCTCTCGGGCGGCCGCCAGATCATCTCGCGCGGCGGCCTGGCCAGCGGCACCGTGATCGGCAACGACGGCCTGCAGACAGTGTTCTCGGCCGGCTCGACGATCAACACCGTGGTGTCCTCGGGCGGCACGCAGTACGTGTCGGCGGGCGGCTCGGCGTCCGGCACGCTGGTGGTGTCGGGCGGCAGCTTCGGCGTGTCGCGCGGCGGCCTGGCCGATGCCTCGGTGGTCAGCTCGGGAGGCTTGATGCGCGTCTACTCCGGCGGCTCGGCCACCAACAGCCTGGTGGCGGGCGGCAAGCAATACGTGTCGGGTGGCGGCGCGACCACGGGCACGGTGGTCAGCGCCGGCTCGCAGGTGGTGTTCACCGGCGGCGCGGCCACCGGCACGGTGGTCAACGGCGGCATCCAACTGGTGTCGAGCGGGGGCCTGGCGACCGGCACCCAGGTCAACGCGGGCGGCAACCAGACCGTGCTGCTCGGCGGTTCGGCCGCGCAGAGCACGGTGGCGGCGGGCGGCAACCTGACGGTCGACGTCGGCGGCACCACCGTGGCCGGCCCGGTGGCCGCGCAGACGCTGGGCGGCGTCACGCTGGCCGGCACCCTCACGGTGGAGGAGAACGCGGCCGACCTGCTGACCGGCAAGGCCGCGCTGACGATCGACAGCCTCGCCATGCAGGGCGGCTCGGTGCAGCTCGCCGCGCCCAAGGGCGGCGGCTTCAAGACGCTGACCGTCAACCAGCTCTCGGGCAGCGGCCAGTTCGTGCTGAGCACCAACGTGGGCGCGGGGCAATCCGACAAGCTGGTGGTCGGGCAGGGCACCGGCGCCTACACGCTGTCGGTGCACGATTCGAGCACGGTGCCGGCCGCCACGAACGCGCGGGTCGAGCTGGTGCAGGCGAGCGGCACCGGCGCCACCTTCTCGCTGGCGGGCGCGAGCGGCATCGACGTGGGCGCCTACAAGTTCGCGCTGCAGGACGACAACGGCAACTACTTCCTCGCCAACACCGGCCAGACCAGCGACGTGGCCTCGGTGGCGCAGGCGGCCGCCGCGACCGCGCCGATGCTGTGGATCCAGCAGCTCGAGACGGCCTTCTCCTATCTCGGCGACCTGCGCGCCGACGGCGGGCAGGGCGGCGGCCAGCTCTGGGTGCGCGCCTACGACCAGCGCCTCAAGACCAGCCCCGGCGGCACCTCGACCGAGCTGACGCTGTACGGCGCGCAGATCGGCCGCGACTGGGCCGTCGCCACCACCGCCGGCACGCTGCACGTGGGCGCCACCGGCGGCTACGCGCAGGCCAACGAAACCTTCGACGGGCTCGGCAACGGCAGCGCGCGCCCCTGGAACATCGGCGCCTACGCCGGCTTCGTCACGCCCTCGGGGCTGTTCGCCGACACGGTGGTGCGCTACCTCGGCTTCAAGCAGTCGCTGGGCGTCACCACGGCCGGCAACCAGGCCTCGGGCGACTACGCGCAATCGGGCTACTCGCTGTCGCTCGACGCCGGCAAGCGCTGGCAGTTCGGCGGTCGCTGGTGGGCCGAGCCGCGCGTCGAGCTGACCTACCAGCACGACGGCGCGGTGAACTACCAGACCTCGCTCGGCACGCCGGTGATGCTGGCCTCGAAGTCGCTGGTGCTGGGCGGCGCGGGCGCGCGGGTGGGCACCTCGTTCGCGGTGGGCGACCTGAAGCTCGACCCCTACGTGGGCGTCGAGGCGATGCACATCTTCAATTCGGGCCTGTCCGACACGATCGGCGGCAGCGCGCTCGGCGTGGCCTTGCCGAAGACCTGGGTCAGCGCCGATCTCGGCATGGGCGCCTCGCTGACGCGCCACGTGCGTGCCTGGGGCGCCTTCGGCTACGGCAAGGGCCACGACTACTCGCAGCCCTGGGCCGTGACGCTGGGGATCAGCTATGTCGACTGA
- a CDS encoding autotransporter strand-loop-strand O-heptosyltransferase, with protein MSTDALEVRRRTASIIEAAMSAVSASAAGAPPRAVAAGSVGSLPAGAQDLPAVPTLAARATPAVIGDPRMPVVAVPVGPAAAPVEARGPAGTADAPPEPVFEGGPAAIVDPGAPVLEGPHGIRYDFNYGCRVQVPAGPWRVRLLDLDADVVLFDELVDDGVVSSTKKYFVRFRIEVLRDEELVFEHDYDACGQRVYMRLPVGTLGDILAWFPYVDEFRRVHDCRVSVSMGEALWSLFEDAYPELDYVRPDEEPKALAGAYASYYLGIFFPCDDRTHQPTDFRVSGLQKTIPYLLGLMAVERRPRIAVRDTTRLIAEPYVVIAAQSSSQCKYWNHPTGWYELVKFLKASGYRVLCIDKQPAHGEKLMWNLIPYGSEDFTGDLPLQQRASLLLHADFFIGLSSGLSWLAWALGKPVVMISGFTHPLNEFETPWRVINYHVCNSCWNDTSVEFDHRDFAWCPRHAGTDRQFECSRLITPGQVIRTVKSLMTNLDLDPRRVVEPQDAAAKQGGRR; from the coding sequence ATGTCGACTGACGCGCTGGAAGTGCGACGCCGCACGGCGTCGATCATCGAGGCGGCGATGTCGGCCGTCTCGGCCTCGGCCGCCGGCGCACCGCCGCGCGCGGTGGCCGCCGGTTCGGTGGGCAGCCTGCCCGCCGGTGCTCAGGATCTGCCGGCAGTCCCGACCCTGGCGGCGCGCGCGACGCCCGCGGTGATCGGCGATCCGCGCATGCCGGTGGTGGCCGTGCCGGTCGGCCCGGCGGCGGCGCCGGTCGAGGCGCGCGGCCCGGCCGGTACCGCCGATGCGCCGCCCGAGCCGGTGTTCGAGGGCGGCCCGGCGGCGATCGTCGATCCGGGCGCGCCGGTGCTAGAAGGGCCGCACGGGATCCGCTACGACTTCAACTACGGCTGCCGCGTGCAGGTGCCGGCGGGGCCGTGGCGGGTGCGCCTGCTGGACCTGGACGCCGACGTGGTGCTGTTCGACGAGCTGGTGGACGACGGGGTGGTCAGCAGCACGAAGAAATATTTCGTACGCTTTCGCATCGAGGTGCTGCGCGACGAGGAACTGGTGTTCGAGCATGACTACGACGCTTGCGGCCAGCGCGTCTACATGCGCCTGCCGGTAGGCACGCTCGGCGACATCCTGGCCTGGTTCCCCTACGTCGACGAATTCCGCCGCGTGCACGACTGCCGCGTGTCGGTCTCGATGGGCGAGGCGCTCTGGTCGCTGTTCGAGGACGCCTATCCGGAGCTCGACTACGTGCGTCCCGACGAGGAGCCGAAGGCGCTGGCCGGTGCCTACGCGAGCTACTACCTCGGCATCTTCTTCCCCTGCGATGACCGCACCCACCAGCCGACCGACTTCCGCGTCAGCGGCCTGCAGAAGACCATTCCCTACCTGCTCGGGCTGATGGCCGTCGAGCGCCGGCCGCGCATTGCCGTGCGCGATACCACGCGCCTGATCGCCGAGCCCTACGTGGTGATCGCCGCGCAGTCCTCCTCGCAGTGCAAGTACTGGAACCACCCGACCGGCTGGTACGAGCTCGTGAAGTTCCTGAAGGCGAGCGGCTACCGCGTGCTCTGCATCGACAAGCAGCCGGCGCACGGCGAGAAGCTGATGTGGAACCTGATTCCCTACGGCAGCGAGGATTTCACCGGCGACCTGCCGCTGCAGCAGCGCGCCAGCCTGCTGCTGCATGCCGATTTCTTCATCGGGCTGTCGAGCGGGCTGTCGTGGCTAGCCTGGGCGCTGGGCAAGCCGGTGGTGATGATCAGCGGCTTCACGCATCCGCTCAATGAGTTCGAGACGCCGTGGCGCGTGATCAACTACCACGTCTGCAATAGCTGCTGGAACGATACCTCGGTGGAGTTCGACCATCGCGACTTCGCCTGGTGTCCGCGCCATGCCGGCACGGATCGCCAGTTCGAATGTTCGCGCCTGATCACGCCGGGGCAGGTGATCCGCACCGTCAAGAGCCTGATGACGAATCTCGATCTCGATCCGCGCCGGGTGGTGGAACCGCAGGACGCGGCGGCGAAGCAGGGCGGTCGCCGCTGA
- a CDS encoding oxidoreductase-like domain-containing protein: MSKSPILPSSSATEPADDPRPEAPVPPELEDCCQSGCSPCVFDLYDTALEEYKAALAAWRERHPQAQP; this comes from the coding sequence GTGTCGAAGTCGCCAATCCTCCCGTCCAGTTCCGCCACCGAGCCCGCCGACGATCCGCGCCCCGAGGCGCCCGTGCCGCCCGAGCTCGAGGACTGCTGCCAATCCGGCTGCTCGCCCTGCGTGTTCGATCTCTACGACACCGCGCTCGAAGAGTACAAGGCCGCGCTCGCGGCATGGCGCGAACGCCATCCGCAAGCGCAGCCCTGA
- the mgtA gene encoding magnesium-translocating P-type ATPase, producing MTLRFLRRNRQRGFVQPGARERAASPATAPIVAEANRSLEDVLARLHTGTRGLTFSQAEDRLAQHGANEIAHDRPPHWLRQLLHAFHNPFVYVLLVLAAISFCTDVWFAAPEDRDYVGMTILLSMVTISAVLRFVQEFRSLRAADRLKALVRTTTMVRRRPAASTEPMLREIPIREVVPGDIVQLSAGDMVPADVRLLASRDLFISQAALTGEALPVEKYDTLGAVAGKSAQAPAAAAEAAGDAVDTGKAGSTDAGSPLDLANVCFMGTNVVSGTATALVIATGERTVFGALAKNVTGRRRVETSFDRGVASVSALLIRFMLVMVPVVFVINGLTKGDWLGAMTFALAVAVGLTPEMLPMIVSTNLARGAIAMARRKVVVKRLNAVQNFGAMDVLCTDKTGTLTQDDILLEHHLDLRGQRDDEVLRLAWLNSVHQSGQKNLIDIAIVTRADALGDRAKPFGYRKIDELPFDFVRRRLSVVVGDAHGAHLLICKGAVDEMLAVSTRFQDEHGLPQALDAATRERLVAQANAYSEDGFRVLLIATRTIAAAEAREQYRGSDEHDLVVRGFLTFLDPPKDSAAPALAALRENGVAVKVLTGDHPTVTLKVCRQVGLTTGVPLLGAQIDALDDAALAEAVERTTVFAKLTPMQKSRIVTTLQANGHTVGFLGDGINDAPALRDADVGISVDSGADIAKETADIILLEKSLMVLEAGVVKGRETFGNILKYLNMTASSNFGNVFSVLIASAFLPWEPMLATQLLVLNLIYDTSQLLLPWDRMDPEFLKKPRKWEAGNIGRFMLWIGPTSSVFDVSTYLLMWFVFGAGALYHAQGGAAGQVMMNSGWFIESLVSQTLVVHLLRTRRIPFLQSTAALPVLLSTVTAIALGCWLPFSPFANALGFVRLPGSYWLWLAATMLGYIVLAQTVKTIYVRRYREWF from the coding sequence ATGACACTCAGATTCCTTCGCCGCAACCGCCAGCGCGGTTTCGTCCAGCCCGGCGCGCGAGAGCGCGCCGCTTCCCCGGCCACCGCGCCGATCGTCGCCGAGGCGAACCGTTCGCTCGAGGACGTACTCGCCCGCCTGCACACCGGCACGCGCGGCCTGACCTTCTCGCAGGCCGAGGACCGCCTCGCCCAGCACGGCGCCAACGAGATCGCGCACGATCGCCCGCCGCACTGGCTGCGCCAGTTGCTGCATGCGTTCCACAATCCCTTCGTCTACGTGCTGCTGGTGCTGGCCGCGATCAGCTTCTGCACCGACGTCTGGTTCGCCGCGCCCGAGGATCGCGACTATGTCGGCATGACGATCCTGCTGAGCATGGTCACCATCAGCGCGGTGCTGCGCTTCGTGCAGGAATTCCGCTCGCTGCGCGCCGCCGATCGCCTCAAGGCGCTGGTGCGCACCACCACCATGGTCCGGCGCCGGCCCGCCGCGAGCACCGAGCCGATGCTGCGCGAGATCCCGATCCGCGAGGTGGTGCCCGGCGACATCGTGCAGTTGTCGGCCGGCGACATGGTGCCGGCCGACGTGCGCCTGCTCGCCTCGCGCGACCTCTTCATCAGCCAGGCCGCGCTGACCGGCGAGGCGCTGCCAGTGGAGAAATACGACACGCTCGGCGCGGTGGCCGGCAAGTCGGCGCAAGCGCCGGCAGCGGCAGCCGAGGCGGCCGGCGATGCTGTCGATACGGGCAAGGCAGGCAGCACGGATGCCGGCTCCCCCCTCGACCTCGCCAACGTCTGCTTCATGGGTACCAACGTGGTGAGCGGCACCGCCACCGCGCTGGTGATCGCCACCGGCGAGCGCACCGTGTTCGGCGCGCTGGCGAAGAACGTGACGGGCCGCCGCCGCGTGGAAACCAGCTTCGACCGCGGCGTGGCCAGCGTCAGCGCGCTGCTGATCCGCTTCATGCTGGTGATGGTGCCGGTGGTGTTCGTGATCAACGGCCTGACCAAGGGCGACTGGCTCGGCGCGATGACCTTCGCGCTGGCGGTGGCGGTGGGCCTCACGCCCGAAATGCTGCCGATGATCGTCAGCACCAACCTCGCGCGCGGCGCGATCGCGATGGCGCGCCGCAAGGTGGTGGTCAAGCGCCTGAACGCCGTGCAGAACTTCGGCGCGATGGACGTGCTCTGCACCGACAAGACCGGCACGCTCACCCAGGACGACATCCTGCTGGAGCACCACCTCGACCTGCGCGGCCAGCGCGACGACGAGGTGCTGCGCCTGGCCTGGCTCAACAGCGTGCACCAGAGCGGCCAGAAGAACCTGATCGACATCGCGATCGTGACGCGCGCCGATGCGCTCGGCGATCGCGCCAAGCCCTTCGGCTATCGCAAGATCGACGAGCTGCCCTTCGATTTCGTGCGGCGCCGGCTGTCGGTGGTGGTGGGCGACGCGCATGGCGCGCACCTGCTGATCTGCAAGGGCGCGGTCGACGAGATGCTGGCGGTATCGACGCGCTTCCAGGACGAGCACGGCCTGCCGCAAGCACTCGACGCCGCCACCCGCGAGCGCCTGGTCGCGCAGGCCAATGCCTACAGCGAGGACGGCTTTCGCGTGCTGCTGATCGCCACCCGCACGATCGCCGCGGCCGAGGCGCGCGAGCAGTACCGCGGCAGCGACGAGCACGACCTGGTGGTGCGCGGCTTCCTGACCTTCCTCGATCCGCCCAAGGATTCGGCCGCGCCGGCGCTGGCCGCGCTGCGCGAGAACGGCGTGGCCGTGAAGGTGCTCACCGGCGACCATCCCACCGTCACGCTGAAGGTCTGCCGCCAGGTCGGGCTGACGACCGGCGTGCCGCTCTTGGGTGCGCAGATCGACGCGCTCGACGACGCGGCGCTGGCCGAGGCGGTGGAGCGCACCACCGTGTTCGCCAAGCTCACGCCGATGCAGAAGTCGCGCATCGTCACCACGCTGCAGGCCAACGGCCACACGGTCGGCTTCCTCGGCGACGGCATCAACGACGCGCCCGCGCTGCGCGACGCCGACGTGGGCATCTCGGTGGACAGCGGCGCCGACATCGCCAAGGAAACCGCCGACATCATCCTGCTCGAGAAGAGCCTGATGGTGCTGGAGGCCGGCGTCGTGAAGGGCCGCGAGACCTTCGGCAATATCCTCAAGTACCTGAACATGACGGCCAGCTCGAACTTCGGCAACGTGTTCTCGGTGCTGATCGCGAGCGCCTTCCTGCCCTGGGAGCCGATGCTGGCCACCCAGTTGCTGGTGCTGAACCTGATCTACGACACCTCGCAACTGCTGCTGCCCTGGGACCGCATGGACCCGGAGTTCCTGAAGAAGCCGCGCAAGTGGGAAGCCGGCAACATCGGCCGCTTCATGCTGTGGATCGGGCCCACCTCGTCGGTGTTCGATGTCAGCACCTACCTGCTGATGTGGTTCGTGTTCGGCGCGGGCGCGCTATATCACGCGCAAGGCGGCGCCGCCGGCCAGGTGATGATGAACTCGGGCTGGTTCATCGAGAGCCTGGTCTCGCAGACGCTGGTGGTGCACCTGCTGCGCACCCGCAGGATCCCGTTCCTGCAGAGCACGGCCGCGCTGCCGGTGCTGCTCTCGACCGTCACCGCGATCGCGCTGGGCTGCTGGCTGCCGTTCTCGCCGTTCGCGAACGCGCTGGGCTTCGTGCGGCTGCCGGGCAGCTACTGGCTGTGGCTCGCGGCCACCATGCTCGGGTATATCGTGCTGGCACAGACCGTCAAGACGATCTACGTGCGGCGCTATCGCGAGTGGTTCTGA
- a CDS encoding cation transporter, with translation MPSSARASQSVHAITSRVLTTSLVVNLVLMIAQAGAAYAAHSSGILADTIHAAIDLLADALLLLACRLDAKLPPEQRPTYEPVALFGLGALLLATGAQMIWHAATSLDAPADVSPDALSFAVLAVALAGKGGLSQWMLKRARAIGGAALIEASACHLRADALTLLLATLALAGARAGLPRLDELAATLIGVMILRTGYGFARRGYQMRAAHAGWGSRAAPPR, from the coding sequence ATGCCGAGTTCAGCGCGCGCGTCCCAGTCCGTCCATGCCATCACCAGCCGCGTGTTGACGACGAGCCTCGTCGTCAACCTGGTGCTGATGATCGCGCAGGCCGGCGCCGCCTACGCCGCGCACTCGTCGGGAATCCTGGCCGACACGATCCACGCGGCGATCGACCTGCTGGCCGACGCGCTGCTGCTGCTGGCCTGCCGTCTCGACGCGAAGCTGCCGCCCGAGCAGCGGCCGACCTACGAGCCGGTCGCGCTGTTCGGCCTGGGCGCGCTGCTGCTCGCCACCGGCGCCCAGATGATCTGGCACGCCGCCACCAGCCTCGACGCCCCCGCCGACGTCTCGCCTGACGCGCTGTCCTTCGCGGTGCTGGCCGTCGCGCTCGCCGGCAAGGGCGGACTCTCGCAATGGATGCTCAAGCGCGCCCGGGCGATCGGCGGCGCCGCGCTGATCGAGGCCAGCGCCTGCCATCTGCGCGCCGACGCGCTGACCCTGCTGCTGGCCACGCTGGCCCTGGCCGGCGCGCGGGCCGGCCTGCCGCGCCTGGACGAGCTGGCCGCCACCCTGATCGGCGTGATGATCCTGCGCACCGGCTACGGCTTCGCCCGGCGTGGTTACCAGATGCGCGCCGCCCACGCGGGCTGGGGCAGCCGCGCCGCCCCGCCGCGTTGA
- a CDS encoding S8 family peptidase codes for MKIERFHPAQLRPGQIRTLASVVSMTLIASVIAGCGGGGGGDSPSPAAGAAASTSSGTTSSSSSGTGASGSTSQMCTTTLAASQGNAAATNTSTSTSSGNSTGTPTSSAPSTLSPFDAPVDHLIVKLAPATSASSANGARVMAAAVPNSTRISNLIGRVLTQWNSQRSQARIMAASSGNDGSLPSFDNVQLERTMSDGSAVVSLGKRVAATDAATLAQSFAADSDVAYAEPDRRLFASDLAPVTPSDPMYSQQWNDFNTAIGVNMPAAWALTTGASNLVTAVIDTGYRPHADIAGNLVAGYDFISDVNTGNNGHGRSADATDPGDWVTQSELSDTSSPFYNCASAPSNSSWHGTQVAGLIGATANNGTGIAGANWFGKIQPVRALGKCGGTTSDIADAMRWAAGISVPGVPDNATPAKVINLSLGGNGPCGSTFQSAINDVIARGVTVVVAAGNDGLANAQDRPANCTGVVAVGATDNTGKRAWYSNFSSEITLSAPGSNILSTSNTGTTSPGSDTYQLNSGTSLAAPQVAGVVSLMLTRNPNLTPAQISQKLAATARPSQIAATTASSCTAMAPGAGLMDAGAAVASATN; via the coding sequence ATGAAGATCGAGCGTTTCCACCCTGCCCAGCTTCGCCCGGGCCAGATCCGTACCCTGGCCTCCGTCGTGTCGATGACGTTGATCGCGTCCGTGATTGCCGGCTGCGGCGGTGGCGGCGGCGGTGATTCGCCCAGCCCGGCGGCGGGGGCCGCGGCCAGCACCAGCAGCGGCACCACCAGCTCGTCCAGCTCGGGCACCGGCGCTTCCGGCAGCACCTCGCAGATGTGCACCACGACGCTGGCGGCCTCGCAAGGCAATGCCGCCGCGACCAACACCTCGACCAGCACCTCCTCCGGCAACTCGACGGGCACCCCCACCAGCAGCGCACCGAGCACGCTGAGCCCGTTCGACGCGCCGGTCGACCACCTGATCGTCAAGCTCGCGCCGGCCACCTCCGCCAGCAGCGCCAACGGCGCCCGCGTGATGGCCGCTGCCGTGCCGAACAGCACCCGCATCAGCAACCTGATCGGCCGCGTGCTGACGCAATGGAACAGCCAGCGCTCGCAGGCCCGCATCATGGCCGCCTCGTCGGGCAACGACGGCTCGCTGCCGAGCTTCGACAACGTGCAACTCGAACGCACCATGTCGGATGGCTCGGCGGTGGTCTCGCTGGGCAAGCGCGTGGCGGCCACGGACGCGGCCACGCTGGCGCAGAGCTTCGCGGCCGACAGCGACGTGGCCTACGCGGAACCGGATCGACGCCTGTTCGCCAGCGACCTGGCGCCCGTCACGCCGTCCGATCCGATGTACTCGCAGCAGTGGAACGACTTCAATACGGCGATCGGCGTGAACATGCCGGCCGCCTGGGCCCTCACCACCGGCGCCTCGAACCTCGTCACGGCGGTGATCGATACCGGCTACCGCCCGCATGCCGACATCGCCGGCAACCTGGTGGCGGGCTACGACTTCATCAGCGACGTCAACACCGGCAACAACGGCCACGGCCGCAGCGCCGATGCCACCGACCCGGGCGACTGGGTCACCCAGTCCGAGCTGAGCGACACCAGCAGCCCGTTCTACAACTGCGCGAGCGCGCCCAGCAACAGCAGCTGGCACGGCACGCAGGTGGCCGGCCTGATCGGCGCGACCGCCAACAACGGCACCGGCATCGCCGGCGCCAACTGGTTCGGCAAGATCCAGCCGGTGCGCGCGCTCGGCAAGTGCGGCGGCACCACCAGCGACATCGCCGACGCGATGCGCTGGGCCGCCGGCATCTCGGTGCCGGGCGTGCCCGACAATGCCACGCCGGCCAAGGTCATCAACCTGAGCCTGGGCGGCAACGGCCCCTGCGGCAGCACCTTCCAGTCGGCAATCAACGACGTGATCGCGCGCGGTGTGACGGTGGTGGTGGCGGCCGGCAACGACGGCCTGGCCAACGCGCAGGACCGCCCCGCCAACTGCACGGGCGTGGTGGCCGTCGGCGCCACCGACAACACCGGCAAGCGCGCCTGGTACAGCAACTTCAGCAGCGAGATCACGCTGAGCGCGCCGGGCTCGAACATCCTGTCGACCAGCAACACCGGCACCACCTCGCCGGGCAGCGATACCTACCAGCTCAACAGCGGCACCAGCCTGGCCGCGCCGCAGGTGGCCGGCGTGGTCTCGCTGATGCTCACGCGCAACCCGAACCTGACGCCCGCGCAGATCTCGCAGAAGCTCGCGGCCACCGCACGCCCGTCGCAGATCGCGGCCACCACCGCCTCCTCGTGCACGGCGATGGCGCCGGGCGCGGGCCTGATGGATGCCGGCGCGGCGGTTGCGTCCGCAACCAACTGA